Proteins from a genomic interval of Archangium lipolyticum:
- a CDS encoding inorganic phosphate transporter codes for MLLTAVILIVAVALIFDFINGFHDAANSIATVVSTRVLSPNLAVAWAAFFNFVAAFGGGVKVANTMGKGIIDFEMLRAQGSEAVLMVIFSALMGAIAWNLLTWWWGLPSSSSHALAGGMIGATLPVLGFAGLVGSGIAKIAAFIVLSPFIGMVLGTALMLVSTWTVHKQTPLKVDTWFRRLQLVSSAIFSYSHGTNDAQKVMGIIAVVLFGTIWRDRTFHIDWWMIISCHAAIALGTFFGGWRIVKTMGHSLTKLAPIGGFAAETGGGVTIIALAKLGIPVSTTHTITGAIVGVGSTKGWRAVKWGVAGRIIWAWVFTIPASALMAVLVYGLSRLVVMVLR; via the coding sequence ATGCTGCTCACCGCTGTCATCCTCATCGTCGCGGTCGCGCTCATCTTCGATTTCATCAACGGCTTCCACGACGCGGCCAACTCCATCGCCACCGTGGTGTCCACGCGGGTGCTGTCGCCGAACCTGGCGGTGGCCTGGGCGGCCTTCTTCAACTTCGTCGCCGCGTTCGGCGGTGGGGTGAAGGTGGCCAACACCATGGGCAAGGGCATCATCGACTTCGAGATGCTGCGCGCCCAGGGGTCGGAAGCCGTGCTGATGGTCATCTTCTCCGCGCTGATGGGCGCCATCGCCTGGAACCTGCTGACGTGGTGGTGGGGACTGCCCTCCTCGTCCTCGCACGCGCTGGCCGGGGGAATGATTGGTGCCACGCTGCCGGTGCTCGGCTTCGCCGGGCTGGTGGGCTCGGGCATCGCGAAGATCGCCGCCTTCATCGTGCTCTCGCCCTTCATCGGCATGGTGCTCGGCACGGCGCTGATGCTGGTGAGCACGTGGACGGTGCACAAGCAGACGCCCCTGAAGGTGGACACCTGGTTCCGGCGCCTGCAGCTCGTCTCCTCGGCCATCTTCTCCTACAGCCACGGTACCAATGACGCACAGAAGGTGATGGGCATCATCGCGGTGGTGCTCTTCGGCACCATCTGGCGGGACCGGACCTTCCACATCGACTGGTGGATGATCATCTCGTGCCACGCGGCCATCGCCCTGGGCACCTTCTTCGGTGGCTGGCGCATCGTGAAGACGATGGGGCACAGCCTGACCAAGCTGGCCCCCATCGGCGGCTTCGCCGCGGAGACTGGCGGAGGTGTCACCATCATCGCGCTGGCGAAGCTGGGCATCCCCGTGTCCACCACGCACACCATCACCGGCGCCATCGTGGGCGTGGGCTCCACCAAGGGCTGGCGCGCGGTGAAGTGGGGCGTGGCCGGCCGCATCATCTGGGCCTGGGTTTTCACCATCCCCGCCTCGGCTCTCATGGCCGTGCTGGTCTACGGGCTGTCCCGGCTGGTGGTGATGGTCCTGCGGTGA
- a CDS encoding MXAN_6521/LA_1396 family lipoprotein, translating into MNRLALVMALALLAGCATVKNSRVRPDYETVDKTQVKRLAVVTQPLPDNIQKVGELWSLIARRYVNQNRDFIAKANIAINGNPEDTSFKGLCVEGIEGVLWLSPSVTRTGTGVEAAVKAQLLRCRDGQEVWGAEAAGSWPSEDDRYKELTAQYSTELGPDVTPYVAPTFRLLSATLDTLPRPQLGESDVEEKIELGE; encoded by the coding sequence ATGAACCGACTCGCGCTCGTGATGGCACTCGCGCTGCTCGCCGGCTGCGCCACCGTGAAGAACAGCCGCGTCCGCCCCGACTACGAGACCGTGGACAAGACCCAGGTCAAGCGCCTGGCCGTGGTCACCCAGCCGCTCCCCGACAACATCCAGAAGGTGGGCGAGCTGTGGAGCCTCATCGCCCGCCGCTACGTCAACCAGAACCGCGACTTCATCGCCAAGGCCAACATCGCCATCAACGGCAACCCCGAGGACACCTCCTTCAAGGGCCTGTGCGTCGAGGGCATCGAGGGCGTCCTCTGGCTCTCCCCCTCCGTGACGCGCACCGGCACGGGCGTGGAGGCCGCCGTGAAGGCCCAGTTGCTCCGCTGCCGCGATGGTCAGGAGGTCTGGGGCGCCGAGGCCGCCGGCAGCTGGCCCTCCGAGGACGACCGCTACAAGGAGCTCACCGCCCAGTACTCCACCGAGCTCGGCCCCGACGTCACCCCCTACGTCGCCCCCACCTTCCGGCTCCTCAGCGCCACCCTCGACACCCTCCCCCGCCCGCAGCTCGGCGAGAGCGATGTCGAGGAGAAGATCGAGCTCGGGGAGTAG
- a CDS encoding MgtC/SapB family protein, translated as MVDQGTAVLRLCIAFGLAFALGLERELRGQGAGLRTHILVSLGSCLFTLCSLFAAPPLDVDTPQEVRADITRIASQVVVGIGFLGGGTILRHGATVKGLTTAANLWLTASVGLAVGLGFPLVAAATTGLALFTLVGLRFFERAILHVRKRYRLTADSDTSAQGGNQKEGE; from the coding sequence ATGGTGGACCAGGGCACCGCCGTCCTCCGGCTCTGCATCGCCTTCGGTCTCGCGTTCGCGCTCGGCCTCGAGCGCGAGCTGCGCGGGCAGGGGGCCGGGCTGCGCACGCACATCCTCGTCAGCCTCGGCTCCTGCCTCTTCACCCTGTGCAGCCTCTTCGCCGCGCCACCGCTCGACGTGGACACGCCCCAGGAGGTCCGGGCCGACATCACCCGCATCGCCAGCCAGGTCGTCGTCGGCATCGGCTTCCTCGGTGGTGGCACCATCCTCCGCCACGGCGCCACCGTGAAGGGTCTCACCACCGCCGCCAACCTGTGGCTCACCGCCTCCGTCGGGCTCGCCGTCGGGCTCGGGTTCCCTCTCGTCGCCGCGGCCACCACCGGGCTCGCCCTCTTCACCCTGGTCGGTCTCCGCTTCTTCGAGCGCGCCATCCTCCACGTCCGCAAGCGGTACCGGCTCACCGCCGACAGCGACACTTCCGCCCAGGGAGGGAATCAGAAGGAGGGAGAGTAG
- the ptsP gene encoding phosphoenolpyruvate--protein phosphotransferase, producing the protein MSSQATPTLSLKGIGASPGVAVGHAYILDRKRVRTPKLRLAEAEVDPERMRMKTALELSDRQLSELKEQISKTEGPEHALILEAHRLMLHDPMFVDEVNRLIVEDRINAEWAVRRVARKLKHLFDNIPDEYFRERRSDVEYVADRVVRNLLGQVVDEEVTLPDHAVVVAHDLSPADAALMARSGRVAGFVTDLGGQTSHTAIVARARSTPAVVGAGRASEQISPGDLVAMDGARGIILVNPTEDQLALFHETMRRHQESEARALSEKDLPAQSTDGFRMRLVGNIEFPEEIQSLLDHGAEGIGLYRTEFMFLDRKSPPTEEEHYRAYRQVLEMMGGRPVTIRTLDLGGDKVPGKGKHEKEPNPAMGLRAIRYCLANRELFRVQLRALLRASVHGNMRMMFPLICGMSELREARSELEACRTELGRAGVPLGKRFPVGIMVETPSAALIADRLAQEADFFSVGTNDLIQYSLAIDRQNRDVAYLYKPLHLSVLRSLKSIVTAAKDAGIPVAMCGEMAGDPVYALVLLALGFDELSMTAGQIPTVKSFIRQTSRVEAQQMLETAMDLTTAEEIERFIRTEMDKRFASLD; encoded by the coding sequence GTGAGCAGCCAGGCCACCCCCACGTTGAGTCTGAAGGGCATCGGCGCCTCCCCGGGCGTGGCGGTGGGCCACGCCTACATCCTGGATCGCAAGCGGGTGCGCACGCCCAAGCTTCGGCTGGCCGAGGCCGAGGTCGACCCCGAGCGCATGCGGATGAAGACGGCGCTGGAGCTGTCCGACCGCCAGCTGTCCGAGCTCAAGGAGCAGATCTCCAAGACGGAAGGCCCCGAGCACGCGCTCATCCTCGAGGCGCACCGGTTGATGCTCCACGATCCGATGTTCGTGGACGAGGTGAACCGGCTCATCGTGGAGGACCGCATCAACGCGGAGTGGGCGGTGAGGAGGGTGGCGCGCAAGCTCAAGCACCTCTTCGACAACATCCCGGACGAGTACTTCCGGGAGCGGCGCTCGGACGTGGAGTACGTGGCGGACCGGGTGGTGCGCAACCTGCTGGGGCAGGTGGTGGACGAGGAGGTGACGCTGCCGGACCACGCGGTGGTGGTGGCGCACGACCTGTCGCCGGCGGACGCGGCGCTGATGGCGCGCAGCGGGCGGGTGGCGGGCTTCGTCACGGACCTGGGCGGGCAGACGAGCCACACGGCCATCGTGGCGCGCGCCCGCTCGACGCCGGCGGTGGTGGGAGCTGGCCGGGCCAGCGAGCAGATCTCCCCGGGCGACCTGGTGGCGATGGACGGGGCCAGGGGCATCATCCTGGTGAACCCCACGGAGGACCAGCTCGCGCTCTTCCACGAGACGATGCGCCGGCACCAGGAGAGCGAGGCGCGGGCGTTGTCGGAGAAGGATCTGCCGGCGCAGAGCACGGACGGCTTCCGCATGCGGCTGGTGGGAAACATCGAGTTCCCGGAGGAAATCCAATCGCTGCTGGACCACGGCGCGGAGGGCATTGGCCTGTACCGCACCGAGTTCATGTTCCTGGACCGCAAGAGCCCGCCGACGGAGGAGGAGCACTACCGGGCGTACCGGCAGGTGCTGGAGATGATGGGAGGCAGGCCGGTCACCATCCGCACGTTGGACCTGGGCGGAGACAAGGTGCCGGGGAAGGGCAAGCACGAGAAGGAGCCCAACCCGGCGATGGGCTTGCGAGCCATCCGCTACTGCCTGGCCAACCGGGAGTTGTTCCGGGTGCAGCTCAGGGCGCTGCTGCGGGCGAGCGTGCACGGGAACATGCGGATGATGTTCCCGCTCATCTGCGGGATGAGCGAGCTGCGCGAGGCGCGGAGCGAGCTGGAGGCCTGCCGCACGGAGCTGGGGCGCGCGGGGGTGCCGCTCGGCAAACGCTTCCCGGTGGGCATCATGGTGGAGACGCCGAGCGCGGCGCTCATCGCGGACCGGCTGGCGCAGGAGGCGGACTTCTTCTCGGTGGGGACGAACGACCTCATCCAATACTCGCTGGCGATCGACCGGCAGAACCGGGACGTGGCGTACCTGTACAAGCCGTTGCACCTGTCGGTGCTGCGCTCGCTCAAGAGCATCGTGACGGCGGCGAAGGACGCGGGAATCCCGGTGGCGATGTGCGGGGAGATGGCGGGAGACCCGGTGTACGCGCTGGTGCTGTTGGCACTGGGCTTCGACGAGCTGTCGATGACGGCGGGACAGATTCCGACGGTGAAGAGCTTCATCCGGCAGACGAGCCGGGTGGAGGCGCAGCAGATGCTCGAGACGGCGATGGATCTGACGACGGCGGAAGAAATCGAGCGCTTCATCCGGACGGAGATGGACAAGCGTTTCGCCTCGCTGGACTGA
- a CDS encoding HPr family phosphocarrier protein, with protein sequence MSSVAEGTFEIINALGLHARAAAQLVQVANRYKSEVTLLCEGQKANAKSIMGVLMLAAAQGMHVTVTCKGEDAEACLQDIQKLIANRFGESK encoded by the coding sequence ATGTCGAGTGTGGCCGAAGGGACATTTGAAATCATCAACGCGCTCGGGCTGCATGCCCGGGCGGCGGCGCAGTTGGTGCAAGTGGCCAACCGTTACAAGAGTGAGGTGACGCTCTTGTGCGAGGGCCAGAAGGCCAATGCCAAGTCCATCATGGGCGTGCTGATGCTGGCGGCCGCACAGGGCATGCACGTGACGGTGACGTGCAAGGGCGAGGACGCCGAGGCGTGCCTGCAGGACATCCAGAAGCTCATCGCCAACAGGTTCGGCGAGTCGAAGTGA